A region from the Desmospora profundinema genome encodes:
- a CDS encoding DUF2000 domain-containing protein: protein MESKCVMVIDSELPTGLIANTGAVLALTLGHQLQGIIGPKVYDADGTPHEGITTTPIPILKGNKTTIKTLRDVIHTDHPDLLLIDFSNAAQTTKNYEDYTQKIAQFTKNDLQYLGIAIYGDKKTVNKLTGSLGLLR, encoded by the coding sequence TTGGAAAGCAAATGTGTAATGGTTATCGATTCGGAATTGCCGACAGGCTTGATCGCCAACACCGGAGCGGTATTAGCACTGACATTGGGTCATCAATTGCAGGGAATCATTGGACCGAAGGTCTATGATGCGGACGGGACACCTCACGAAGGGATTACAACCACGCCCATCCCTATTTTAAAAGGAAATAAAACCACCATTAAAACGTTACGCGATGTCATTCATACCGATCATCCTGACCTGCTTCTAATCGATTTCTCCAATGCAGCGCAAACAACCAAAAACTACGAAGATTATACCCAAAAGATTGCTCAATTCACAAAAAATGACCTGCAATATTTGGGTATTGCCATCTACGGGGATAAAAAAACCGTAAATAAACTGACTGGAAGTCTAGGTCTTTTACGCTGA
- a CDS encoding prephenate dehydratase domain-containing protein — MGTFSQQTEKSDLSSIWEQQLEPLIAKLRAFPQIRMSTLGPEGTSSEAAAQYLIAHLPDKQVECTLYPTYEEAFEDLVNNRSNLFIVANAYQGIDQFYMSLKVRFLLPFVFETPLYGVAAKLRSPWLNKSPLTISTHHAPSSLIPWFLPHLKKEYELIPAHSTSEAARKVQRGEADLCITTANACRKYGLEFISRTRRIVMLWSVFIPENIKMDKLKKGVS, encoded by the coding sequence ATGGGAACGTTCTCCCAACAAACAGAAAAATCGGATCTCTCATCAATCTGGGAACAACAACTGGAACCATTGATTGCGAAGCTTCGTGCATTTCCTCAGATCCGTATGTCGACACTGGGTCCTGAAGGGACTAGCAGTGAGGCGGCAGCACAGTATTTAATCGCTCATTTGCCTGATAAGCAGGTAGAATGCACGTTGTATCCAACCTATGAGGAGGCTTTTGAAGATCTGGTAAACAACCGCTCTAATTTATTTATCGTGGCTAATGCATATCAAGGAATCGATCAATTTTACATGTCCTTAAAGGTTCGATTTCTGTTGCCTTTCGTCTTCGAAACACCTCTATACGGGGTGGCGGCTAAATTAAGAAGTCCATGGTTGAATAAATCTCCTTTAACAATCTCAACCCATCACGCCCCATCAAGCTTGATCCCTTGGTTTTTGCCTCACTTAAAGAAAGAATACGAATTGATACCGGCTCATTCCACCAGCGAAGCGGCCCGTAAAGTTCAAAGAGGGGAAGCGGATCTGTGTATAACCACCGCCAATGCATGCAGAAAGTACGGTTTAGAATTCATCTCCCGAACGAGGAGAATTGTCATGTTATGGTCTGTATTTATACCTGAAAATATAAAAATGGACAAACTGAAAAAAGGAGTGTCTTGA
- the pdxR gene encoding MocR-like pyridoxine biosynthesis transcription factor PdxR translates to MLWLHIDRSLDISLKKQVYEQIRTRILQGELTAGYRLPASRELAIQLNLSRNVVIEAYEQLLAEGYVKGRQGSGTYVAPGAYLERDLKEQPSSFLETHRDEEKEKDEIDFRSGIPALNHFPKKKWGKLSKQVCEEASNADFGYDNPEGRSEFRHVLSRYLKRTRGVHCHPDQLIITSGATQGFSLIANLLLSPDDRVIIEDPITHEIQTIFSSSGATLYPVPVDEDGMRTDLIPVDKKPGFVFVTSSHQFPLGGILPIQRRIQLIQLARKLDTYIVEDDYDSEFRYDGEPIHSLQGLDPERVVYVGTFSKILSPSLRLGYLILPPVLTQQCRELKWFFDLHAPSLEQMTLSRFIHNGSLDHHIQKMRKLYVKRRKILKVCLKEEFGDRVSISGDSTGLHLIVEFKDVQFDEGMLSHISRYKVKVYPVELHSIQKGFHRKKLILGYGNLNEEQIREGICRLGQALHRL, encoded by the coding sequence ATGCTTTGGTTACACATTGACCGTTCGTTGGACATTTCCTTAAAAAAACAAGTCTACGAACAAATCCGTACACGCATATTACAAGGGGAGTTAACAGCCGGGTACCGACTTCCTGCAAGCCGGGAATTGGCTATCCAGTTAAATTTATCACGGAATGTGGTGATAGAAGCTTATGAACAGTTACTGGCGGAAGGATATGTGAAAGGAAGACAGGGATCGGGCACTTATGTCGCACCGGGGGCTTATCTGGAACGGGATTTGAAGGAACAGCCGTCGTCTTTTTTGGAAACCCACAGAGACGAAGAAAAAGAGAAAGATGAGATTGATTTTCGTTCGGGTATTCCCGCCTTAAACCACTTTCCTAAAAAGAAATGGGGTAAACTGTCGAAGCAGGTGTGTGAGGAGGCTTCAAACGCAGATTTCGGATATGATAATCCGGAGGGGCGTTCTGAATTTCGACATGTATTGTCCCGTTATCTAAAAAGAACCCGGGGGGTTCATTGTCATCCTGATCAGCTTATAATCACTTCGGGAGCGACACAGGGATTTTCCTTAATTGCAAACTTATTGCTTTCTCCTGATGACCGGGTTATCATCGAAGATCCGATCACACATGAGATCCAAACCATTTTTTCCTCAAGCGGTGCCACTCTTTACCCTGTGCCAGTAGATGAAGACGGAATGCGAACCGATCTGATCCCAGTGGACAAAAAACCGGGATTTGTATTCGTTACTTCCTCCCACCAATTCCCTTTGGGAGGGATCTTGCCAATCCAACGTCGGATCCAATTGATCCAGCTTGCCCGAAAATTGGATACATATATCGTCGAAGATGACTATGACAGTGAATTTCGCTATGATGGGGAACCGATTCATTCATTGCAAGGGTTGGACCCGGAGCGAGTCGTATACGTCGGTACTTTCAGCAAAATCCTGTCTCCTTCTTTACGGTTGGGTTATCTGATTCTTCCCCCGGTTCTCACCCAGCAGTGTCGGGAACTCAAATGGTTTTTCGATCTGCATGCTCCGTCGTTGGAGCAGATGACGCTTTCCCGGTTTATTCATAACGGAAGCCTCGATCATCATATCCAGAAAATGAGGAAATTGTATGTAAAACGGAGGAAAATCTTAAAGGTCTGCTTAAAAGAGGAGTTTGGTGATCGGGTTTCCATTTCCGGTGATTCAACGGGTCTTCATCTGATTGTCGAGTTTAAAGATGTCCAGTTTGATGAAGGAATGTTAAGCCATATTAGCCGATATAAGGTTAAGGTTTATCCTGTGGAGTTACATTCCATCCAAAAAGGGTTCCACCGCAAAAAGCTGATATTAGGTTACGGCAATCTCAATGAGGAACAAATCCGTGAAGGAATTTGTCGATTAGGACAGGCTTTACATCGCTTATAA
- a CDS encoding VOC family protein: protein MTIRGLHHAQITVPKGAEEKARRFYCDLLGLMEIPKPNTLSDRGGFWLRLSNADLHVGTEDGLDRNRTKAHLAYEVEDLSRWRLRLEEAGVPIVESVPIPGFDRFELRDPFGNRLELIEQKNRK from the coding sequence ATGACCATCCGGGGCTTGCATCACGCCCAGATCACGGTGCCGAAGGGCGCCGAAGAAAAAGCGCGCCGTTTCTACTGCGACCTGCTGGGTTTGATGGAAATTCCCAAACCGAACACCCTCTCCGATCGCGGCGGTTTCTGGCTCCGTCTGTCCAACGCCGATCTCCATGTCGGCACGGAAGACGGCTTAGACCGGAACCGGACCAAAGCCCACCTCGCCTACGAGGTGGAAGACCTCTCCCGCTGGCGTTTGCGCCTCGAAGAGGCCGGTGTCCCGATTGTGGAGTCTGTTCCCATTCCCGGCTTCGATCGTTTTGAATTGCGGGATCCATTCGGCAACCGGCTGGAACTGATTGAGCAAAAGAATCGCAAGTAA
- the acnA gene encoding aconitate hydratase AcnA: protein MSKKDLFGVRTKLSAAGKDYHYYRLAGLEEQGVGPVSRLPFSIKVLLEAAVRQQDGVGVTKEHIEQLANWTDLKEKKEVAFKPARIVLQDFTGVPAVVDLAALRSAMQRVGGNPDRINPLIPVDLVIDHSVMVDKFGTEDALEYNMNREFERNEERYRLLRWAKEAFDNFRAVPPATGIVHQVNLEYLAKVAATRQVDGETEVFPDSLVGTDSHTTMINGLGVVGWGVGGIEAEAGMLGQPLYFLTPEVIGFKLTGQLADGATATDLALTVTQMLRKKGVVGKFVEFYGPGLSNISLADRATVANMAPEYGATIGFFPVDEEALNYMRSTGRDDELVELVKEYYTAQGMFRTDDTPDPAFTDTIELDLGDVKPSLAGPRRPQDRIELSDMKQSWNETLAKPIEEGGFGVQEKSKKVAVEMDGKRFELDNGSVVIAAITSCTNTSNPSVMLGAALVAHKAVQKGLTVPPYVKTSLTPGSKVVTEYLKKSGMLESLNKLGFTLAGYGCATCIGNSGPLPEEISQAINDNDLTAASVLSGNRNFEGRIHPDVKANYLASPPLVVAYALAGTVDIDFETEPIGHDSAGNPVFFRDLWPSNEEILKTVEASMNADQFREQYAQVFDANERWNQMDTPEGELYEWDENSTYIQEPPFFVDLSPEVEPIREVSGARALAILKDSVTTDHISPAGAIAPTSPAGKYLKEHHVAPRDFNSYGSRRGNDRVMTRGTFANIRIRNQMVPGTEGGFTKHVPSGETMAIYDAAMKYKEENTPLVVLAGKEYGTGSSRDWAAKGTNLLGIKAVIAESFERIHRSNLVGMGVLPLQFSEGDSWQSLGLTGEETFDILGLNDHIQPLQNVKVKATKADGSVVEFDAIIRLDSQVDIQYYKNGGILQTVLRQFLDNKEEVNA from the coding sequence ATGTCCAAAAAGGATTTGTTTGGTGTGCGCACCAAACTCTCTGCCGCCGGCAAGGATTATCACTACTACCGTCTGGCCGGCTTGGAGGAACAAGGCGTAGGACCTGTATCCCGCCTGCCCTTCTCCATCAAGGTACTGCTGGAAGCGGCAGTCCGTCAGCAGGACGGCGTCGGCGTCACCAAGGAACATATCGAACAATTGGCCAACTGGACCGATCTGAAAGAGAAAAAAGAGGTGGCGTTTAAACCCGCCCGGATCGTGTTGCAGGATTTCACCGGCGTGCCCGCCGTAGTGGACCTGGCGGCCCTTCGCTCCGCCATGCAGCGGGTGGGCGGCAACCCGGACCGCATCAACCCGCTCATCCCCGTCGACCTGGTGATCGACCACTCGGTGATGGTGGACAAATTCGGGACCGAAGATGCCCTTGAGTACAACATGAACCGCGAATTTGAACGGAACGAAGAGCGGTACCGCTTGCTGCGCTGGGCCAAGGAAGCCTTTGACAACTTCCGTGCAGTCCCCCCCGCCACCGGGATTGTCCACCAGGTAAACCTGGAGTATTTAGCCAAAGTGGCCGCCACCCGCCAAGTGGACGGTGAAACGGAAGTTTTCCCGGACTCTCTCGTCGGAACCGACTCCCACACCACCATGATCAACGGTTTGGGTGTCGTCGGCTGGGGTGTGGGCGGCATCGAAGCGGAAGCCGGCATGCTGGGGCAACCGTTGTACTTCCTCACCCCGGAAGTGATCGGCTTCAAACTGACCGGCCAATTGGCCGATGGTGCCACCGCTACCGACTTGGCGCTCACCGTTACACAGATGCTGCGGAAAAAAGGCGTAGTGGGCAAATTCGTCGAATTCTACGGTCCGGGTCTTTCCAACATCAGCTTGGCAGACCGTGCCACCGTGGCCAACATGGCTCCCGAGTACGGTGCCACCATCGGCTTCTTCCCGGTGGATGAGGAAGCCCTCAACTATATGCGAAGCACCGGCCGCGATGACGAACTGGTGGAACTGGTGAAGGAATACTACACGGCACAAGGCATGTTCCGTACCGATGACACCCCGGATCCGGCATTTACCGATACCATCGAACTGGACCTGGGCGATGTCAAACCCAGCTTGGCCGGTCCGCGCCGTCCCCAGGACCGCATCGAACTCTCCGACATGAAACAGTCCTGGAACGAAACCCTGGCTAAACCCATCGAAGAAGGCGGTTTCGGGGTTCAGGAAAAATCGAAGAAAGTGGCCGTGGAGATGGACGGCAAGCGCTTTGAGCTGGATAACGGCTCCGTCGTCATCGCTGCCATCACCAGCTGCACCAACACCTCCAACCCGTCGGTAATGCTGGGTGCGGCACTGGTAGCCCACAAAGCGGTGCAAAAAGGACTGACCGTACCGCCTTATGTGAAAACCAGCCTCACCCCGGGTTCCAAAGTGGTAACCGAGTACCTCAAAAAGTCCGGCATGCTGGAGTCCCTTAACAAACTGGGCTTCACCCTGGCCGGTTACGGCTGCGCCACCTGTATCGGAAACAGCGGCCCGCTGCCGGAGGAAATCTCCCAAGCGATCAACGACAACGACCTGACAGCGGCTTCCGTCCTGTCCGGGAACCGGAACTTCGAAGGACGGATCCATCCCGATGTAAAAGCCAACTATCTGGCATCCCCGCCATTGGTGGTCGCTTATGCCTTGGCCGGTACCGTCGATATCGATTTCGAAACGGAACCGATCGGGCACGATTCGGCCGGAAACCCGGTCTTCTTCCGGGATCTGTGGCCCTCCAACGAGGAAATCCTGAAAACGGTGGAGGCGTCCATGAACGCCGACCAATTCCGGGAACAGTACGCTCAGGTCTTTGATGCCAACGAACGCTGGAACCAAATGGACACCCCCGAAGGGGAATTGTACGAGTGGGACGAAAACTCCACCTATATCCAGGAGCCTCCGTTCTTTGTGGATCTGTCCCCCGAAGTGGAGCCGATCCGGGAAGTCAGCGGCGCCCGTGCCCTGGCCATCCTGAAGGATTCCGTCACCACCGACCATATCTCCCCTGCCGGTGCCATCGCACCCACCAGCCCGGCCGGAAAATACCTGAAGGAGCACCATGTCGCCCCCCGCGACTTCAACTCCTACGGCTCCCGCCGCGGGAACGACCGTGTCATGACCCGGGGTACCTTCGCCAATATCCGCATCCGCAACCAGATGGTCCCTGGAACCGAAGGCGGCTTTACCAAGCATGTGCCTTCCGGTGAAACCATGGCCATCTATGATGCAGCCATGAAATACAAAGAAGAAAACACCCCGTTGGTGGTTCTGGCCGGTAAGGAATACGGCACCGGCTCCTCCCGTGACTGGGCCGCCAAAGGAACCAATCTGCTGGGGATCAAAGCCGTCATCGCCGAGAGCTTTGAGCGGATCCACCGCAGCAACCTGGTCGGCATGGGTGTGCTGCCGCTGCAATTCTCCGAAGGGGACAGCTGGCAATCCCTCGGCTTGACCGGCGAGGAAACCTTCGACATCCTCGGCTTAAACGATCACATCCAGCCCTTACAGAACGTAAAGGTAAAAGCGACCAAAGCCGACGGATCGGTGGTGGAGTTTGACGCCATCATCCGGCTGGACAGCCAGGTGGATATTCAGTACTACAAAAACGGCGGCATCCTGCAAACCGTGTTGCGCCAGTTCCTGGACAACAAAGAAGAAGTCAACGCCTGA